Genomic segment of Scyliorhinus torazame isolate Kashiwa2021f chromosome 7, sScyTor2.1, whole genome shotgun sequence:
CGACCCAGTTCCTGTGCCCGAGAAATGTCACGGACGAACAGGAGGGCTTTGCCGAAGGCTTTGTCAAAGCTCTTGAAGAACTTCATAAACAGAATATCCTGCCCAGCGTGACATGTTCAACTCCGTCTGTGAATACGGCGATTGCGGTTTCCGCCTCTCTGCCCAGTGCAAGTACTGTTTACAATTCAAATTTGCACCAGGAGCCTCCTGTCTACGCTAATCTCAACAATTTTAATCCTAACTCCCTCACCCCGCAGCCTAACTACAATGCCAACAATATGAACTATACAGCACCCCAGCATCATCCGATGAACCACCAAATGCCTGTGCAGCATCCCAGACTCCAGGCCCTGAAGGAAGAGCCTCAGACGGTGCCCGAAATGCCCGGGGAGACCCCGCCGTTGTCTCCTATTGACATGGAGTCTCAGGAGCGCATCAAGGCGGAGAGGAAGCGAATGAGAAACCGCATCGCCGCCTCAAAGTGCCGGAAAAGGAAACTGGAGAGAATTGCCAGGCTGGAAGATAAAGTGAAGACTTTAAAGGCACAAAACTCTGAACTGGCGTCCACGGCAAACCTGCTGCGAGAGCAGGTTGCCCAGCTGAAGCAGAAAGTTATGAATCACGTAAACAGCGGCTGCCAACTCATGCTAACACAGCAGCTGCAAACGTTTTGATTCAAGAACTTGAAGGGAGAACTATTGGTGAACAAATGCAGAGTAAGAGGACTGAATTAAATAGATCAAGACAGCGGAAAAGTCCTGATTGCGCCCTGAGTGCGCATGTTCGGAGGAAAACGTGGAGGACTGTGCTTGATGTAATGAAAACAACAGTATAACTGAAATGCTGTTTGCGGAAACATATCGAGTCATTGTTTTACTCTGACCGAGTCTTGCATGGACCGAAACAGTTCAAGATCATCCAGTATTACAGAATTAAAAACTGCGATAGAGTAGATCGCTTCTGATGTAGTGTAATGAGGGGAAGGGCGTGGGAGGGAGTTAAGGGACGTTAAAGCTTTGAGGTAGTTTTGCCTTGAAAAATTGTACAGACTATGTTTTGTTTCATGAGAAATTATTCTGTCAACAAAACATAACCGCTTCAAGCGATAGCCTTTGTAAGTTATTTTTATGTTGCTTATTGGGATAAACCCCAATATATTCTTGTAAATAAGAGATTTGGAAGACTCTAAGTTTAccatttgtaataaaatatataattttttaTGTTGGTTTCTGAGAACTTCTGGAAAAAGTTCAATTATATTTAAGAATGTATGAATAAAGTATTGAAAAAGACATTTATTTTGTACTCAATTGTTTTCTTGACATATAGTATTATTGCAGCAATCTTTAATCTGAATATTGAAAGTACATATAGTGGCAAGGATGTACAGAACTGTCCTTTGTGGTCAAGTTTCTCTTTCTGTTCTATACTTGATACAGGACAAATGCACGTGTTTATTATAAACTTGCTATGTAAAACATTCAGAATGAAAGCATACTTTGGCAAAAGTTCATCACACTACTCAAAAATAGTATTGGGTGTTTCAGTTTCACCTTTTTTTCTTTTTCAAAGGGTCTAAACATACAGTATGATTTGGTGCCAAAGTCTTACTGTCAAAATCTCCACTGATTAACTCCAAGAAACTACAGTTGCTTTTCATTTCTAGTGCTGCTACTAATCATATGACCTATAAAGTTTTGAGGCATTAATATATGGGTCAATTCAGAAGCCCAAATAAGACAACTTTATAACCATTCAAATATTAGGGACTTCACACAACTCAGATTAAGGACAAATGAAATAAGAAATTTGAAGAATATATTTGGGATAAATACCTTTACCTTATCTTAAATTCATACTTTTAATTTTAAAGTACCAATGTACTAGGTGCATGAGATTTCGCATCCTGGAGAATTATAATCTGTGACAATTTTGCTCCTTATCAATTGCTGTTTTCGACTGTTATAATCCTTCGTAACCAAAAACTGAACGGTTAGATGAGCACTGTCCTATGTAAGAGTCGCAATTCAGAGAAGAGGGATTGGTTATTAAGGATTATAATTTTGGGCTCGAAATGgtaacactaaccactgtgctaaacttTACAATTAAAGTCCTCAGTGAAGGCTGAAAGGTCACATCAAGTACGGTGTTCGAGAATTGTAAGCTTTATTGAGGGCTGTAATGGATACCCGTACTTTAACAACTATGTTGCAAGTTATGTAACTTTAGGTGCCTTATTTTAAAACGCAGAGAATTGTTGACAAAACAGTGATTCATAACTTATTCGCAACGTCTGAATTTTGTGTAAGTGAACTATATTTTTAGTTGATTGTTCCTCAATTCACGCATCCAGAAGTTCCTTAGTCCTGCGTGAAAATTCAGTAGAAAATAGAAAAAAAACAAGAACTAAGTGGAATGCTAAATTTCACTGGAAAACTGTTTTGAAATAAAATTTTAGTCATTACTGACGATTTAAAAAATTGAATTAGAAATTACGGTTTCGATTTTCTGGTCTGTTTGTCATTCAATTTGTAACGTTTTATCGTTATCTTGTACAAAATAGTCACATGCCAAAGATAAAAAGATTGACTTCAAAAACGTGGAACTATATTAAGCCATATAACAACTCGTATTTATATAGCGCCTGCAACGTTATAGAACGTCCCACAGAAGAGTATTACCACATTTGTTTATAAACAATGCAACAGATACAATTTTACTACCTAAAACGATATACTTCAAACTTCTGAATTCACACATTAAACAGTAGTTGATTCTTGACTGCTGGAGCAACAATcctttttggggaggggggggatgtcttTTTGAAAGAGATACAATTTTAATTAACTGCTTATTCCGACAAGAACTAcaggacagcaacgcggaaggaagTTATAAGAATCTaagcttttaaaaataaagttatcAGCATTATAAATAATTGAAATACTTTATCAGAGTACAACCGCTGCGATTTCTTAGCAACTAAATTGTTGTTTGGGTTCTCTAAAGAAAGTGATGGAAGTATTTCCAATTATCCACCTGTAAATTTCAGGTTAATTTCATGAGAGGACAGCCAATCGGGTATCTGATGCGCACGAAAACGTGGTTGCGTAGCAGATCCCCCAAATGTGAGATGTTTTACTCTGATAAACTAACACTGACTGGTGACAAGGAACTGTTCAAAGTACAAAGTGAGGTGCGAAATAAAAATGATGCTGAAAATATAGCGCGGCGTTtacgtttcttttttaaaaatcagcaatgcaacaaacaaaacaaaaaaggcTATGAAAgcacgttacagtttcggggacttaTTCCCTTGTAAGGTATTTACGCGCGCTCGTAACTTGCGTCTTTGCAGCCACGCGGATCTTGCGTAGAGCGGGGTAGCGCCGAGCCTGAGTACTCGCCCGGGAACGTGGGCGTTCTGTTACCAAATATGGAAAACGCGGTGATCTCAGTGTCTGAGCTTGCGGAAGAGTGATGTCACAAAGGGAtgctggggcggggcgggggagggagaaggagaggaagTTACCAACTAGGCGGGGCTTGACAGGAAGGCCAGCCCGCGCGCTCTGCTTCTGATTGACAGCTCGGGCCAACCTGACTGGCAGGAAGCAGCGAGCAAACAACACACCTGCGCTGAGGAGGGCAGAACCAGGTGAGCGGCACCGACTAAAGCAAAGCCCGCACATCACAACGATGCAACCTTCACCCACCTCACACAACTAAAGTGACCACCAGTTGTTGCAGAGTTTAAATATCTGTGCCAGTAGCTCCGTTGTCACTGTTGAAAGGACACTGACTAAAATGTCACCAGAAAACATTTAAATAGCATCGTGTACGATCTTGCCAGAAGTGGTACTGAAAATGCCCCAATGTATTCCATCTTTATTATGTTGAGTTTTCAACATCACACTTGTCCGAAAAGAACATCTCAATAGCGTGGTTAACACCCTCGAAGGTATACACTTCATCTAAATACTGTAAGTGCTGAAGTATATAGCATTGAATAACTTTGAGTTTAATGAGTGAATCGAGTATAAATTACTTTATGAAGACTGCAATTTCTACTTGGACTTTGCAATACTTTAGAGTTTTACTCTAAACTGTTTGCCTTTTTAAATGTAAAGTTCACATCTCTTTAAAATTTGCCTATTTACAATCAATGATGCTAAAATTTTTGGATATGAGATCATTGTTGTCTGTAATAAAATAGTCTAATTTTCATTTAAATAAATCAGATAGGTTCCCAAGCACGTATGTGTTCTGTTCTTATAGGACAAATAATGTGTGCGAGGGAAACTATTGTCGTAACGTATTAAAATATGTAGAACATTgcttatgcatttacattgtgtatttatcgtatgacctatgtttttcatgtatggaacaatctgtctggactgtacgcagaacgatacttttccctgtacctaggtacatgtgataataaatccaaATCACCTACATTATAACTGGAACCACCAAtactgttttcatttcattttaatattCACTGTGTTTATGCTAAGCATATCTAGTTCCTGCTCATTCAGGATGGCCTTAGTATTTCAGGACATCTTTCACTCTCATATAGTAAACAAGGTGGCTATGATATTCTCCTTGGAATGGAGATGAATTCATACCTGTATTACATGGCTGTCAATTCTTAACTCACTCACTTTATTTTCAGAATAGACTTTTTGCTTTATCTAAAAATTAAATTGAATGTTTTACTACAATAACTAATATTTAACCCACAACTAATCATTTCAATGAAATTCTTTTTAAATCATGTAAAATTATTTTGCCAATTAAATAAAAACAATACCATTGCCCACTATCAAGTTGTGCATTTTCATCAGCCCATGTTCAACACCTAGGGATTTGCAGAGTTACAAAAGTGAGTACCTTCTTTATCGTGATCATCCTACAGAGAAGAAATAAGCAAAGTAGAAGCATTGCTGGAAGCACATTCAAAGAAACAGGATGTACTGAGGCTTTAAAAGATGCACAGAGAAATAAGTTAGAGAGGTCCAGAAATAGGCCCAAGCCCACTGAAAGTTCATCCACCGATGCAGTGCAGAGAATGGGAATGGCCAGAAGGCCAAAGTGAGAGGACTAAAGGGGACAGACAGGCTGATAAATaatgctggaagaggttacagggacAGTGTAGGATGAGGATTattaggattttttttttttaaaaagagaattttGAATAGAGGGAGGATGAACTAATGGAGATTGTTGAGAACTGGAATGATGGGAAAGGGACAGTAAATAGTTAGGCACATCCTTGAATAGACTGGCCATTGTTGTCCCTTTTTGCCCATCTCTCCTTCCAGAGGTAACTAAATACTGCATTTAAGTTTATTCCTGTGAGCCATTTTGAATTTGGAAGATGTTATGTCAGGACCCCAAGATTAAGACTCCTAAATATCTCAGACATGCGTACATAGCATCCTATGAAGTGAACCATACTGCATTTCAGCATCAAACTCAACTCAACTTCAAATAATGGAATGAGTCAAAGGATTTCATTttattggagggggagggggcggtggctgGGGAGACGAATGGTTGGCTCCTCACCTATCCACACGCAGAAGGAAAGTTGGCTGAAAGTTGAAACACTCCGCGCAAACCCAGCCCGAAGACATAACACACTTCAGATGGGCTAAATTGGCTAACAGTGAGATTATCGCCCATCACTGGGGAGGAAGTCCCACCCAGTAATACGGCAGTGTGAAGAGTTCAGTAGTGGGTGTTGCTGGGACACAAACTGGCTTCAGGAAGAAACatggagggcaggattctccatttctgagactatctGTTAACGCCAAaacaggattcatggactttcacgacagaagaactggcgccacacctggactgattccgcacttgtgccacatggaacacaatcaattccaatgaaaaatggtgtgggattcgccgggaccgtgattgacactcgggaggttgacaagctgcagctgcacatccacattacactgcccacacacacttatACAGCCagtaaggtggcactggttgtgctggagtgcgcccatatagctaatgggtcagctggggccagaaccCACCCAGGGAGGTGCCCTGGGGGTACATCTATACCACCTATGACACTAAGTTCGAAGTGGGTTGTTagtggtgtgtgcagctgcatggctgccttgccggcttcgGCAACGGCAGGAACCTGggttcctgggttcaattccggccttgggtaactgtttgGAGTTGCACTttatctctgtgtctgcatggatttgctccggctgctcaggtttcctcccatagcccaaaaatGTACCGGGTAGGTGGACagcccatgataaaattgccccttagtgtccagggatgtacaggttaggtggggctatgggaatagggtgggtgagtgggcttaggtaggaaactctttcagtgtgtcagtgcagactcgatgggccgaacggcctgtttctgcactataacaccataagacataggagcagaattaggccactcggcccaccgagtctgctccgccattcaatcctggctgagaaccctcataacccctgatccccttattaatcaataacctttctatctctatcttaaagacactcagtgatttgacctccacagtcttctgcggcaatgagttccacagattcaccatcctctggctgaaataattcctcatcatctctgtttacaggatcgtccctttagtctgagattttgtcctctcgttctagtttttcttacaaggagaaaca
This window contains:
- the jun gene encoding transcription factor Jun — protein: MSTKMEQPFYHDDALNAAFAQPENSGYGYSPKMLKQNMTLNLSDPASNLKPHLRNKNSEGILTSPDVGLLKLASPELERLIIQSSNGLITTTPTPTQFLCPRNVTDEQEGFAEGFVKALEELHKQNILPSVTCSTPSVNTAIAVSASLPSASTVYNSNLHQEPPVYANLNNFNPNSLTPQPNYNANNMNYTAPQHHPMNHQMPVQHPRLQALKEEPQTVPEMPGETPPLSPIDMESQERIKAERKRMRNRIAASKCRKRKLERIARLEDKVKTLKAQNSELASTANLLREQVAQLKQKVMNHVNSGCQLMLTQQLQTF